In Brevibacillus brevis NBRC 100599, a single genomic region encodes these proteins:
- a CDS encoding alkaline phosphatase family protein, with amino-acid sequence MKKILNPKGIAALLTATTLVTGGVIVQAPFLNSSVYAAAKEAKELSSEKQLHRFLFENSIEDSSESHHPVQVSGTPTFVEGRAGLGKSIHFQSTSKDNATWIDLGENDEMKFGETQDFTIAFWVKSPGVDADPGIISNKNWSSGGNVGWFIGLQGSTLKWNWRTSDSSRLDASIPNIADNAWHYVVVSHDRDELATIYVDGKVAKTIDISQSKGTIDTSFTTKIGVDGAGNHFGSRYDVQLDQLQILSRTVTDKEVADSYASAPKIPVKSLSLDQKELKLKAGATMPVTVVISPKEASVQDVKWSSNNKEVAKVEMINGRPTVVAGKPGKAKITVKTVDGGKTAKAEVIVTNSIDVSGDGLLTEEDLNVIMDNQKSRFGDRRWEKAQHADINNDKKVDKADVEMMKEKLAPYENDFLYRRVVVIGIDGAGNAVKDPEAKATNILKLIEEGAGTFEAKAELPTISAQNWGSILHGVTPDKHQLTNDSVAATPYPEKNEYPSYLKLLKQERPKLQQASFATWGPINIGIIEDSAGSYKQNSKSDEETAKKVVDYIKKEGENTRNIFVHLDEVDGAGHNQGYFTPAFYKKLQKADEYVGNILEALEEEGLMEDSLIIVTTDHGGKGTGHGGSSPGEQTIFWAAKGGSITPGTELSEVGNIDTAAVVAHALRLELPANWDAKIPEGLFQDNE; translated from the coding sequence ATGAAAAAAATCCTGAACCCAAAAGGAATTGCTGCGCTTTTAACAGCTACAACTCTCGTTACCGGTGGAGTCATCGTACAAGCTCCATTTCTGAATTCGTCAGTTTATGCCGCAGCAAAGGAGGCGAAAGAACTCTCATCTGAAAAGCAACTCCATCGTTTCCTGTTTGAAAATAGCATAGAGGATAGCTCAGAATCTCACCATCCTGTGCAAGTGTCCGGAACACCAACGTTCGTGGAAGGACGTGCAGGATTGGGGAAATCCATTCATTTCCAGTCTACCTCAAAAGATAATGCAACCTGGATAGATTTAGGTGAAAATGACGAGATGAAGTTTGGGGAAACACAAGATTTCACTATTGCCTTCTGGGTGAAATCTCCTGGCGTTGATGCTGATCCTGGCATTATCTCCAATAAAAACTGGTCAAGCGGTGGTAACGTGGGGTGGTTCATCGGATTGCAAGGATCTACGTTAAAGTGGAATTGGCGTACATCCGATAGCTCCCGTCTCGATGCATCGATTCCAAACATTGCAGATAATGCATGGCACTATGTCGTCGTTTCTCATGATCGGGATGAACTGGCAACGATCTACGTCGACGGTAAAGTAGCAAAAACAATCGATATCAGCCAATCCAAGGGAACAATCGACACTAGCTTCACTACCAAGATTGGAGTAGATGGCGCTGGAAACCATTTTGGAAGTCGCTATGACGTGCAGTTGGACCAGTTGCAGATTCTGAGTCGCACCGTTACAGATAAAGAAGTAGCTGATAGTTACGCAAGTGCTCCGAAGATTCCAGTGAAGAGCCTTTCATTGGATCAGAAGGAGCTCAAATTGAAGGCTGGAGCAACGATGCCTGTTACAGTTGTGATCTCTCCGAAAGAAGCGTCCGTTCAGGATGTCAAATGGAGTTCCAACAACAAAGAGGTCGCGAAGGTCGAAATGATCAATGGACGCCCAACTGTTGTAGCAGGCAAGCCGGGTAAAGCAAAAATCACAGTGAAAACTGTCGATGGAGGCAAAACAGCGAAAGCGGAAGTAATCGTTACGAATTCGATTGACGTATCGGGAGACGGTCTCCTAACCGAGGAAGATTTGAACGTCATCATGGACAACCAGAAAAGCCGCTTCGGTGATCGGCGTTGGGAAAAAGCGCAACATGCGGATATTAACAATGACAAGAAAGTGGACAAAGCAGATGTGGAGATGATGAAAGAAAAGCTGGCTCCTTATGAGAACGATTTCCTTTACAGACGTGTCGTGGTTATCGGCATCGATGGTGCAGGGAATGCAGTCAAAGATCCGGAAGCAAAGGCGACGAATATCTTGAAACTGATCGAAGAAGGTGCTGGAACATTTGAAGCGAAAGCAGAGCTGCCCACGATCAGTGCGCAAAACTGGGGATCTATCCTGCACGGCGTCACTCCTGACAAGCATCAATTGACTAACGATAGCGTAGCGGCTACTCCTTATCCGGAGAAAAACGAGTATCCTTCCTATTTGAAGCTGCTGAAACAAGAGCGTCCTAAACTCCAGCAAGCTTCCTTCGCTACATGGGGCCCAATCAATATCGGTATCATTGAAGATTCGGCAGGTTCTTACAAGCAAAATAGCAAGTCGGATGAAGAGACTGCGAAAAAAGTAGTCGATTATATCAAAAAAGAGGGTGAAAATACTCGTAACATTTTCGTTCATTTAGATGAAGTGGACGGGGCTGGCCACAATCAAGGCTATTTCACACCGGCATTTTATAAAAAGCTCCAAAAAGCAGATGAGTATGTAGGTAATATCCTCGAGGCACTGGAAGAGGAAGGACTGATGGAGGATAGCCTGATTATCGTTACGACTGACCACGGTGGGAAAGGAACAGGGCATGGGGGTTCTTCACCGGGAGAACAGACGATTTTTTGGGCGGCAAAAGGTGGCTCCATCACGCCTGGTACAGAGCTCTCAGAGGTAGGAAACATTGACACTGCCGCCGTAGTAGCCCATGCGCTTCGGTTGGAATTGCCAGCAAATTGGGATGCTAAAATTCCAGAAGGGTTGTTTCAAGACAACGAGTAA
- a CDS encoding Zn-dependent hydrolase, translating into MINSDRLWDRLGQLGNIGKQEAGGITRLSFTPEERAAKDLVTGFMKEAGLIVREDEVGNLIGRKEGKNPAAPVVLVGSHIDSVPNGGDYDGPLGVLAGVEVLQTMQEQGIETEHPIEVIAFTDEEGTRFGYGMIGSRGIAGLIKRDELEQADKNGVTIAEAMRQTGLDPDRTSLAARTPGSVKAYVELHIEQGKVLESRGLSVGIVTGVAGPLWLNFVFEGEAGHAGATPMNLRRDPMAAAAQVMLVIEEEAGRTGTSVGTVGRLQAFPGGVNVIPGRVEFSLDLRDVDEAIRDEVEQRIYERAEAICAKRNVTLKVELLQRIAPAVCSDDIQHAVAEACEAEGLEAFRLPSGAGHDCMQLVGLCPVGMIFARSKDGISHNPAEFTTKEDCANGAQVLYRTVLSLAK; encoded by the coding sequence ATGATCAATTCGGATCGATTGTGGGATCGATTGGGACAGCTTGGCAACATTGGGAAGCAAGAGGCGGGCGGCATTACGCGGTTGTCTTTTACGCCTGAGGAACGGGCGGCAAAAGATCTCGTCACAGGCTTTATGAAGGAAGCGGGTCTCATCGTTCGCGAAGATGAGGTAGGGAACTTGATTGGCCGAAAAGAAGGGAAAAATCCAGCCGCTCCTGTCGTTTTGGTTGGCTCGCATATCGACTCCGTACCAAATGGCGGCGATTATGACGGTCCCCTTGGCGTACTGGCTGGGGTAGAAGTTTTACAGACGATGCAGGAACAGGGAATCGAAACAGAGCATCCGATCGAAGTCATCGCGTTCACGGATGAAGAAGGAACGCGTTTTGGGTACGGGATGATCGGCAGTCGTGGTATCGCGGGTCTGATCAAGCGTGACGAGCTGGAACAAGCAGACAAGAATGGGGTCACGATTGCCGAAGCAATGCGGCAAACGGGGCTTGATCCGGATCGCACCAGTCTCGCCGCGAGAACGCCTGGAAGTGTGAAAGCGTATGTGGAGCTACATATCGAGCAAGGCAAAGTACTGGAGAGCCGTGGGCTATCTGTGGGGATCGTGACAGGAGTGGCGGGCCCGCTCTGGTTGAATTTCGTGTTTGAGGGAGAAGCCGGTCATGCCGGGGCAACGCCGATGAATTTGCGCCGTGATCCGATGGCAGCAGCCGCTCAAGTGATGCTTGTCATCGAGGAAGAAGCCGGACGGACAGGAACCAGTGTAGGGACGGTTGGAAGGCTGCAAGCTTTCCCGGGCGGGGTGAATGTCATTCCGGGACGAGTCGAGTTTTCGCTTGATTTGCGCGATGTGGACGAAGCGATCCGCGATGAAGTGGAACAGCGCATTTACGAACGGGCAGAAGCGATCTGTGCAAAGCGCAATGTGACGTTGAAGGTAGAGCTGCTGCAACGCATAGCTCCTGCTGTATGCTCGGACGATATCCAGCATGCTGTAGCCGAAGCGTGTGAGGCAGAAGGCTTGGAAGCATTTAGACTGCCGAGTGGCGCAGGGCATGATTGCATGCAGCTCGTTGGGCTGTGCCCGGTTGGCATGATTTTCGCCAGGTCCAAGGATGGCATTAGCCACAACCCGGCAGAGTTCACGACAAAAGAGGATTGTGCGAACGGAGCACAAGTACTGTACCGCACCGTTTTATCCTTAGCAAAATAG
- a CDS encoding M20 family metallopeptidase, translating into MTATAVVTLNKAVEEIKDQVIAWRRYLHENPELSFHEEKTAQFVYETLLSFGNLEISRPTKNSVMARLIGSQPGKVLAMRADMDALPITEENTFEFVSKNPGVMHACGHDGHTSMLLGTAKLLSGMKDQIKGEVRFFFQHAEEVYPGGAEEMVQAGVMDGVDMVIGTHLWSTMEFGTVGICPGPMMAAPDTFWITVLGKGGHAALPHETIDSIAIAAQVVTNLQHIVSRNADPLDNLVLSVTQFVGGTTHNVIPGTVEICGTVRSFDKNLRESVPGLMERVIKGITEAHGAEYKFKYEFGYRPVINDAEVTKWMEEVVEESLGAEWVEHMRPTMGGEDFSAFQQKAPGCFFYVAAGNKEKGITYPHHHPRFTIDEDALEVGVKMFVNAARKIVME; encoded by the coding sequence ATGACAGCAACGGCAGTGGTAACGCTTAATAAGGCGGTCGAAGAAATCAAGGATCAGGTAATCGCATGGAGACGGTATTTGCACGAAAACCCTGAATTATCCTTTCATGAGGAAAAAACAGCACAGTTTGTATACGAGACACTTCTTTCTTTTGGCAATCTGGAAATATCCAGACCGACGAAAAACAGTGTGATGGCCAGATTGATCGGTTCCCAGCCTGGGAAAGTGCTCGCCATGCGGGCTGACATGGACGCATTGCCGATTACGGAAGAAAATACGTTTGAATTCGTATCGAAAAATCCTGGCGTCATGCACGCATGCGGACACGACGGTCACACGTCCATGCTGCTCGGAACGGCAAAGCTACTGTCTGGGATGAAGGATCAGATCAAGGGAGAGGTTCGTTTCTTCTTTCAGCACGCGGAGGAAGTATACCCGGGCGGAGCGGAAGAAATGGTACAGGCAGGCGTCATGGACGGCGTAGACATGGTAATTGGTACGCATCTGTGGTCGACGATGGAGTTTGGGACAGTAGGTATCTGCCCAGGTCCGATGATGGCCGCTCCTGATACGTTCTGGATCACTGTTCTTGGAAAAGGCGGACATGCGGCGCTCCCACATGAAACGATCGACAGCATCGCAATTGCGGCACAAGTGGTGACCAATCTCCAGCACATCGTATCCCGCAATGCCGATCCGCTCGATAATCTGGTTCTCTCTGTCACGCAATTTGTGGGGGGAACGACACATAACGTCATTCCGGGTACGGTAGAGATTTGCGGGACAGTACGCAGCTTTGACAAAAATTTGCGCGAGTCTGTTCCAGGACTCATGGAACGCGTGATCAAAGGCATTACAGAAGCACATGGCGCGGAATATAAGTTCAAATACGAATTTGGCTATCGCCCGGTTATCAACGATGCCGAAGTGACGAAATGGATGGAAGAGGTCGTGGAGGAATCACTGGGAGCAGAATGGGTAGAGCATATGCGCCCAACCATGGGTGGCGAGGATTTCTCGGCCTTCCAGCAAAAAGCGCCAGGCTGCTTCTTCTACGTCGCTGCCGGAAACAAAGAAAAAGGCATCACATATCCGCACCATCATCCACGTTTTACAATCGACGAGGATGCACTCGAAGTCGGGGTTAAAATGTTCGTCAACGCGGCGAGAAAAATCGTGATGGAATAG
- a CDS encoding M4 family metallopeptidase translates to MKKSVFAVTLSFALGTTTFLPLATQAASESIVYSAEWDTPEFIGEEFEAEELDGEEKVWGFLEQYQDSFRIDGDVKDHFKVLDEVTDKETDMTHYRVQEMYEGIPVYGYQQTIHVNEDGNVTAFLGNYAPDLSNNDKLTEKPKLKADKAVKEAIKDLEDEINEKIEKFEVKPKGDLYVYIHEDESYLAYEVELNFLDPLPGRWKYFIDANSGEVINKYNMLHEITGTGTGVLGDTKSFEVTKVSNNNYTAKDTTRGKGIETYTARNRTTLPGTLGSDTDNNWTDGALVDAHAYAQKTYDYYKNAHNRNSFDNNGAKLISTVHYSNRYNNAFWNGTQMVYGDGDGSVFRPLSAGLDVVAHELTHAVTERTANLIYQNESGALNESISDIFGAMIDDDDWLMGEDVYTPGTPGDALRSLEDPTVAGDPDHYSDRYTGPNDNGGVHTNSGINNKAAYLLAEGGTHTGVTVTGIGRNDTAKIYYYALTNYLNPNSNFSAMRQAAIQSATALFGANSQQVKSVKAAYDAVGVQ, encoded by the coding sequence ATGAAGAAATCGGTTTTTGCAGTAACACTCAGCTTCGCATTAGGTACCACTACATTCCTTCCGTTGGCAACGCAGGCCGCATCCGAAAGCATCGTGTATAGCGCTGAGTGGGATACCCCCGAATTTATCGGAGAAGAGTTCGAAGCAGAAGAGCTGGATGGCGAAGAAAAAGTTTGGGGATTCCTGGAGCAGTATCAAGACTCCTTCCGTATTGATGGAGATGTGAAAGATCACTTTAAAGTGCTAGATGAAGTGACAGACAAAGAGACAGACATGACTCACTACCGTGTACAAGAAATGTACGAGGGCATCCCGGTCTATGGTTACCAGCAGACGATTCACGTAAACGAGGATGGAAATGTAACAGCATTCCTCGGAAACTACGCGCCTGACCTGTCAAACAATGATAAGCTGACGGAAAAACCAAAACTCAAGGCAGATAAAGCGGTCAAAGAGGCCATCAAGGATTTGGAGGATGAAATTAACGAAAAAATCGAGAAGTTCGAAGTAAAGCCAAAAGGGGACCTCTACGTGTACATCCACGAAGATGAATCGTATTTGGCTTACGAAGTGGAACTGAATTTCCTCGATCCGCTGCCAGGGCGTTGGAAGTATTTCATCGATGCAAATTCTGGTGAAGTCATTAACAAATACAATATGCTTCATGAGATTACAGGAACGGGTACAGGAGTACTGGGTGACACCAAATCGTTCGAAGTAACGAAAGTAAGCAATAACAACTACACGGCGAAAGACACGACTCGCGGTAAGGGAATTGAGACGTACACTGCACGCAATAGAACCACCCTGCCAGGTACTCTTGGTTCTGACACGGATAACAATTGGACAGATGGAGCGCTTGTCGACGCACATGCGTATGCACAGAAAACCTACGATTACTACAAAAACGCACATAACCGCAACAGCTTTGACAACAATGGTGCGAAATTGATCTCCACAGTCCACTACAGCAACAGATATAACAACGCATTCTGGAACGGTACGCAAATGGTATACGGGGATGGAGATGGAAGCGTATTCCGCCCATTGTCCGCCGGACTGGATGTCGTTGCTCATGAATTAACTCATGCTGTCACAGAACGAACAGCCAATCTGATCTATCAAAACGAGTCCGGTGCACTGAACGAATCCATTTCTGATATCTTCGGGGCTATGATTGACGACGACGATTGGCTCATGGGCGAAGATGTATACACGCCAGGAACGCCTGGAGATGCACTGCGCTCTCTCGAAGATCCAACCGTTGCAGGTGATCCAGATCACTACAGCGATCGATACACAGGTCCAAATGACAATGGAGGCGTACACACGAACAGCGGTATCAACAACAAAGCAGCATATCTCCTCGCAGAGGGTGGCACACACACCGGTGTAACTGTAACAGGCATTGGTCGCAATGACACAGCAAAAATCTACTACTACGCCCTAACAAACTACCTCAATCCAAACTCTAATTTCTCCGCTATGCGACAAGCAGCCATTCAATCCGCAACAGCTCTTTTCGGTGCTAATTCCCAACAAGTAAAATCAGTAAAAGCCGCGTATGATGCAGTAGGCGTGCAATAA
- a CDS encoding ArsR family transcriptional regulator: protein MKEGVLLKLRLGVIGADDSLAIIESVMREFPEIEYLPIVYWKEEEILDLIMPHVDEVDMWLFSGQVPYAMVSESGKVQVPMAYVPHLGASLYRTLLHLSHQLGVRVDEVSFDTFSPEELEHFMDEAGIAGGYKWLKHYEGAISADELANYHEQLWKAGKTKVAVSCLRTAELELTRRGVPVHRVVPTRAGVISVIHMLLRTHEMLHFKDTQIAVQMMEIDPFRELAGGNFSTDEWQNAEIKTMEKLLRYAKHLQGSLKTAGPGRYVIFTTRGNLQEVTRDYSTIPDLDEMFDIRADLVTCGIGIGKTAYEAEIHGGAALLHAKERGSGNWMVFFDDKSVVGPLGRDEQLTYRYDSEKLQALSQLTSLSVMTLAKLESILKKRGSQDIHAHDLASHLQILPRSARRILIELESKGLAQVIREENPHPRGRPRKVYRIILQS from the coding sequence GTGAAAGAGGGAGTTTTGTTGAAGCTGCGACTAGGCGTAATAGGCGCGGATGATTCACTTGCCATCATCGAATCAGTCATGCGAGAGTTTCCTGAAATTGAATACTTGCCGATTGTCTATTGGAAAGAGGAGGAAATCCTCGATCTGATCATGCCACATGTGGATGAGGTGGATATGTGGCTTTTCTCCGGACAGGTCCCTTATGCCATGGTGAGCGAGTCAGGCAAGGTTCAAGTGCCGATGGCGTATGTGCCTCATCTCGGTGCGAGCTTGTACAGAACCTTGCTTCATCTGTCCCATCAATTGGGAGTCCGGGTGGACGAAGTGAGCTTTGATACATTTTCACCAGAAGAACTGGAGCATTTTATGGACGAAGCGGGTATCGCTGGCGGCTACAAGTGGCTCAAGCATTACGAGGGAGCGATTTCAGCCGATGAACTGGCGAATTACCACGAACAGCTCTGGAAAGCAGGCAAGACAAAGGTGGCTGTCAGCTGCTTGCGGACAGCAGAGTTAGAGCTGACACGCAGAGGTGTCCCTGTACATCGGGTCGTGCCGACGCGTGCAGGAGTGATTTCGGTCATTCACATGCTCTTGCGAACACACGAAATGCTTCACTTCAAAGATACCCAGATTGCCGTACAGATGATGGAGATCGATCCCTTCCGCGAGCTTGCTGGTGGCAATTTTTCTACAGATGAGTGGCAAAATGCCGAGATCAAGACGATGGAAAAGCTGTTGCGTTACGCAAAGCATTTGCAAGGTTCATTGAAGACAGCGGGTCCCGGACGCTACGTTATTTTTACAACGCGGGGGAATTTGCAAGAAGTTACTCGTGATTATTCGACAATTCCCGACTTGGATGAGATGTTCGACATTCGTGCTGATCTGGTAACATGTGGGATCGGGATTGGCAAGACCGCTTATGAAGCGGAAATCCACGGTGGCGCGGCCCTCTTACACGCCAAAGAGCGAGGGAGCGGCAATTGGATGGTCTTTTTCGATGACAAAAGCGTCGTGGGGCCGCTCGGGCGAGACGAACAGCTTACGTATCGGTACGACTCAGAGAAGCTGCAAGCGCTCAGCCAGCTTACCTCACTCAGCGTCATGACACTGGCGAAGCTTGAATCCATCCTGAAAAAGCGTGGGTCTCAGGATATTCATGCCCACGACTTGGCATCGCATCTACAAATATTGCCACGAAGCGCCAGACGCATACTGATTGAGCTGGAGTCAAAGGGCCTTGCGCAGGTCATCCGGGAAGAAAATCCGCACCCGCGGGGCAGACCGCGCAAGGTGTATCGGATCATCTTGCAATCGTAA
- a CDS encoding aminoglycoside phosphotransferase family protein, with the protein MDHFKTILRHHYDRDAADVIPQQGGWSALAYKVISDQHSYFLKVYEKSRASTPKWTALIDKYVPIIQWLSCQTGLQGKLPVPLLTRNAAYKHEDDMGIYQLFEYIEGKTIGSQALSTMQVRQLAEIIAQLHLYGEEVPISTAAIKEDFRIPFAEQFREMLNEDIHRLPDDVSEIVKPFASILATRMNDLEMIAEELRGSEVEMKLCHTDIHNWNLMQSGQQLILIDWEGLKLAPVEADLMFLVDQPFLEEFMATYLKTHTNYVVNRQALKFYQIRRRLEDICELLEQLLFDEQEEEDRVGTIRHLKGELSKVEGD; encoded by the coding sequence ATGGATCATTTCAAAACCATATTGCGACACCATTATGATAGAGACGCTGCTGATGTTATCCCTCAACAAGGAGGATGGTCTGCACTTGCTTATAAAGTCATCAGCGACCAGCATTCCTATTTCTTGAAGGTCTATGAAAAAAGCAGAGCATCAACGCCCAAGTGGACAGCGCTGATCGATAAGTACGTTCCCATTATCCAGTGGCTATCCTGCCAGACCGGACTACAAGGCAAACTTCCAGTGCCACTGCTGACAAGAAACGCAGCGTATAAACATGAAGACGACATGGGCATCTATCAGCTGTTTGAATATATTGAGGGGAAAACCATTGGGAGCCAAGCATTAAGCACGATGCAAGTCCGCCAGCTAGCAGAAATCATCGCGCAATTGCATTTGTACGGGGAAGAAGTCCCGATCAGTACGGCTGCGATCAAGGAAGACTTCCGCATCCCATTTGCCGAGCAGTTTAGAGAAATGCTGAACGAAGATATCCATCGTCTGCCTGATGATGTGAGTGAAATCGTCAAACCTTTTGCCAGCATACTGGCTACTCGCATGAATGATTTGGAGATGATTGCCGAGGAATTGCGAGGCAGTGAGGTGGAAATGAAGCTTTGTCATACGGACATTCACAACTGGAATTTGATGCAATCTGGTCAACAGCTCATTCTCATAGACTGGGAAGGATTGAAGCTGGCTCCGGTTGAAGCAGATCTGATGTTTTTGGTAGATCAGCCGTTTTTAGAAGAGTTTATGGCTACCTATCTGAAGACACATACAAATTATGTCGTCAATCGACAAGCCCTGAAATTCTATCAAATCCGACGTAGGTTGGAAGATATATGTGAACTGTTAGAGCAGCTTTTGTTTGATGAGCAGGAGGAAGAGGATCGAGTAGGGACGATCAGGCATTTGAAAGGGGAATTGAGTAAGGTTGAGGGAGATTAA
- a CDS encoding metal-dependent hydrolase has protein sequence MLDIRFHGHSSVQVTSKGHSIMIDPFISGSPVAATKLEDFSVQYILLTHGHLDHILDAVELAKKNDATIVATHELATYLSWQGVKTISMNLGGSIKLPFGKVKMTQAFHSSGVVLDDEKQIVYMGMPGGFVIELGGKTIYHAGDTGLFGDMKLIGERHDIDLAFLPIGDVFTMGPEDALVAAEWVQADFVVPIHYDTFPPIKQDGEAFVAELAEKDIRGKALKPGETLRLP, from the coding sequence ATGTTGGACATTCGATTTCACGGACATTCTTCCGTGCAGGTAACAAGTAAAGGGCATTCGATCATGATCGACCCATTTATTTCAGGAAGCCCAGTGGCAGCAACCAAGTTGGAAGACTTCTCGGTTCAGTACATCCTTCTGACACACGGACACCTAGATCATATTTTGGATGCAGTAGAATTGGCCAAGAAAAACGATGCGACAATCGTTGCAACCCATGAGCTCGCTACCTATTTGAGCTGGCAGGGAGTTAAGACCATCTCGATGAATCTGGGAGGCTCTATCAAACTGCCATTTGGAAAAGTGAAGATGACCCAGGCGTTCCACAGCTCTGGTGTCGTGCTGGATGATGAGAAACAAATCGTGTACATGGGAATGCCAGGAGGCTTTGTGATCGAGCTGGGTGGAAAAACGATTTATCACGCAGGGGATACAGGACTGTTCGGTGACATGAAGCTGATCGGAGAGCGTCATGACATCGATTTGGCGTTCCTGCCAATTGGAGACGTGTTCACAATGGGACCTGAGGATGCACTCGTGGCTGCCGAGTGGGTACAAGCCGATTTTGTTGTGCCCATTCATTACGATACATTCCCGCCGATCAAACAGGATGGGGAAGCATTCGTAGCCGAGCTGGCTGAGAAAGACATCAGAGGCAAGGCATTGAAGCCAGGGGAGACATTGCGTTTGCCATAA
- a CDS encoding TetR/AcrR family transcriptional regulator: MSYFWGEEMTNDKLSKGELSRSRLLAAAASEFAAKGFHRTRVSDIVKAAGLTQASFYQYFDSKEGLFQQLTDTFLTRLWELADGGQKVTALTKADVFQQVRENLLALFQFFQEQPDLTRIVLYQAEEAEELHRKLAAIVAVNLRQNQTAGHVRVELSVEVAAEAMIAVVDRMTTRYLLTGEKTAEQLVDDAVSFLAYGILQTNE, encoded by the coding sequence ATGAGTTACTTTTGGGGTGAGGAAATGACCAATGACAAACTGTCAAAAGGAGAGTTGAGTCGCAGTCGGTTGCTTGCGGCAGCAGCTTCTGAGTTCGCGGCAAAAGGCTTTCATCGTACACGGGTGAGTGACATCGTGAAAGCAGCAGGTTTGACACAGGCTTCGTTTTACCAGTATTTCGACAGCAAGGAAGGTCTGTTTCAGCAGTTGACGGACACATTCTTAACCAGGCTATGGGAATTGGCGGACGGCGGTCAAAAGGTAACGGCCTTGACGAAGGCAGATGTCTTCCAGCAGGTACGGGAAAACTTGCTCGCCTTGTTCCAATTTTTTCAGGAGCAGCCTGACTTGACCCGGATTGTGCTGTATCAGGCAGAAGAGGCCGAAGAGCTGCATCGTAAGCTGGCTGCCATTGTTGCTGTCAATTTGCGACAAAATCAGACTGCTGGGCATGTTCGTGTCGAGTTGTCTGTGGAGGTAGCGGCAGAGGCAATGATCGCAGTCGTAGACCGTATGACGACGCGGTATTTGCTGACGGGTGAGAAAACAGCGGAGCAGCTTGTAGATGACGCGGTATCTTTTTTGGCATATGGAATTTTGCAGACAAACGAATAG
- a CDS encoding HXXEE domain-containing protein: protein MLELSHLIWLFLVVFMFHDFEEIVMVEGWVRAKKDIIRRAVPKLLMKMLEPSLSMNTAQFAVAVSCIFAVLSVAVILTVTTLSSGTYLPFFLVCLHVMFLHVFIHVGHTVVLRTYTPGVVTAVVFVLPYSLYTYDRLLEAGLVTWPLLWSTLPYSLLIIPVLYGAHRIGEAAGKMIPR, encoded by the coding sequence ATGCTGGAGCTGTCTCATCTGATTTGGCTGTTTTTAGTCGTTTTCATGTTTCATGATTTCGAGGAGATCGTGATGGTAGAGGGGTGGGTGCGAGCCAAGAAAGACATCATTAGACGGGCTGTGCCAAAACTGCTGATGAAGATGCTGGAGCCATCGCTTTCGATGAACACGGCGCAATTTGCGGTCGCAGTCTCTTGTATTTTCGCGGTTTTATCGGTAGCGGTTATCCTGACTGTCACGACACTTTCGTCTGGAACGTACCTTCCGTTTTTCCTGGTTTGTCTGCATGTGATGTTTCTCCATGTGTTCATACATGTTGGTCATACCGTTGTCCTTCGCACGTACACACCTGGTGTGGTAACGGCTGTGGTATTCGTTTTGCCGTATAGTTTATATACATATGATCGATTGCTTGAGGCTGGCCTTGTGACGTGGCCGTTGCTATGGAGTACATTGCCTTACAGCTTGTTGATCATACCTGTTTTGTATGGGGCACACAGGATTGGAGAGGCAGCAGGTAAAATGATCCCCCGATGA